One window from the genome of Watersipora subatra unplaced genomic scaffold, tzWatSuba1.1 SCAFFOLD_276, whole genome shotgun sequence encodes:
- the LOC137410126 gene encoding uncharacterized protein, with product MYNFVESGIRGGVSTCGGLRYAKANNPYVEGYDKKKPATYLMYLDENNLYGWGMSQKLPTGGFEWVKSKGLPDINDDEGYTAEVDLEYPNKLHDEHNDYPLAPESMKPDQWSEYMRDVGELDKLGEPCYAKVAKLVPNLRDKRKYIVHHSILKYYLKKGLRLTKVHRVLKFKESAWMEPYIRLNTDLRKKAKTDFKKEFFKLMNNAGFGKSKENVRKRIDVELTTKMNRKQKLINKPRFKCKKEFNENLAAILMSKSTVTLNKPIYVGQAILDLSILLMYEFFYDDIRRRYPDARMMYTDTDSLVLLIETEDFYKEMPLEKYDTSNYPNDHPCYSEKNKKVIGLPKDEGGGKPIAEFVALRAKSYCVEGEGWGLTKCKGVKKCITKNLKFDTYKQCLDSGDPAPNATMTTLQSKLHEIKNWTFSKKTLSAFDDKRYYLDSINSLAHGHYRINDINNAALLE from the coding sequence ATGTACAATTTTGTAGAGAGTGGTATAAGAGGTGGTGTGTCTACATGCGGAGGCTTGCGATACGCCAAGGCCAACAATCCTTATGTGGAGGGGTATGATAAAAAGAAACCAGCTACCTACCTGATGTACTTGGATGAGAATAACCTGTACGGGTGGGGCATGTCGCAAAAGCTACCGACTGGTGGTTTCGAATGGGTGAAATCGAAAGGGCTGCCAGACATTAATGATGATGAAGGTTACACGGCTGAGGTAGATCTAGAATATCCAAACAAGCTCCACGACGAACACAATGATTATCCGCTGGCACCCGAATCAATGAAACCTGATCAGTGGTCAGAGTATATGCGCGATGTGGGAGAGCTTGACAAGCTTGGAGAGCCGTGCTATGCAAAAGTTGCTAAGCTGGTGCCAAACCTTCGAGATAAGCGCAAGTACATCGTACATCACAGTATCTTAaagtattatttaaaaaagggtCTGCGTCTGACTAAAGTACACCGAGTTCTCAAGTTTAAAGAAAGTGCATGGATGGAGCCGTACATTCGACTAAACACCGATCTTCGAAAAAAGGCCAAAACTGATTTTAAGAAAGAATTTTTCAAGCTCATGAACAATGCCGGATTCGGGAAATCGAAGGAGAATGTTCGCAAACGGATAGATGTAGAGTTGACTACTAAAATGAATCGCAAACAAAAGCTCATAAATAAGCCGCGATTCAAGTGTAAGAAAGAGTTTAATGAAAACTTAGCGGCCATTCTCATGAGCAAATCTACAGTGACCCTAAACAAACCTATTTACGTCGGTCAGGCCATTTTAGATCTGTCCATACTGCTCATGTACGAATTCTTTTACGATGACATACGACGGCGATACCCCGATGCTAGAATGATGTATACTGACACGGACAGCTTAGTGTTATTAATTGAGACGGAAGATTTTTATAAGGAAATGCCGCTTGAAAAGTATGATACGAGCAACTACCCTAATGATCATCCGTGCTACAGCGAGAAAAACAAGAAAGTGATAGGTCTGCCCAAGGATGAAGGTGGTGGCAAACCGATAGCGGAGTTTGTGGCTTTGCGAGCCAAGTCATACTGCGTAGAGGGTGAGGGTTGGGGGCTGACAAAATGCAAAGGAGTGAAAAAGTGTATAACCAAAAACCTAAAGTTTGATACCTACAAACAATGCCTGGATAGTGGAGATCCGGCTCCGAATGCAACCATGACGACACTCCAGTCCAAACTACACGAGATAAAAAATTGGACATTCAGCAAAAAGACTCTGTCGGCTTTTGACGACAAACGCTATTACCTAGATTCAATAAATAGCTTGGCACACGGACATTACAGAATAAATGACATTAACAATGCCGCACTTCTTGAATAG